In Carassius gibelio isolate Cgi1373 ecotype wild population from Czech Republic chromosome B4, carGib1.2-hapl.c, whole genome shotgun sequence, one DNA window encodes the following:
- the LOC127956291 gene encoding myogenic factor 6, whose product MMDLFETNTYFFNDLRYLEADHGTLDMPGVSPLYEGNDSPLSPGQDPVPSETGCESSGEEHVLAPPGLQPHCDGQCLMWACKICKRKSAPTDRRKAATLRERRRLKKINEAFDALKKKTVPNPNQRLPKVEILRSAINYIEKLQDLLHTLDEPEQNSDSDPYTYNVKENHVAPNEYHWKKNCQNWQGIPDHSNSQLAGHREEASVESSTSSSLRCLSSIVDSISTEETKARCPDQTTEK is encoded by the exons ATGATGGACCTGTTTGAGACCAACACTTATTTTTTCAACGATTTACGTTATCTCGAGGCGGACCATGGGACCTTGGATATGCCTGGAGTGTCCCCACTCTATGAGGGGAACGACAGCCCTCTGTCTCCGGGACAGGATCCGGTCCCGTCCGAGACAGGGTGCGAGAGCAGCGGGGAGGAACACGTCCTCGCGCCGCCGGGGCTCCAGCCTCACTGCGACGGTCAGTGTCTAATGTGGGCTTGTAAGATCTGTAAGAGAAAGTCCGCGCCGACCGACCGGCGAAAGGCCGCCACTCTGAGAGAAAGGAGGCGGCTTAAAAAGATCAACGAAGCGTTTGACGCGCTAAAGAAAAAGACGGTGCCCAATCCGAACCAGAGGCTGCCCAAAGTGGAGATTTTACGCAGCGCGATAAACTACATCGAGAAGCTCCAGGACCTGTTGCATACGCTAGACGAGCCAGAACAGAACTCTGACAGTGACCCTTACACGTACAACGTGAAAGAAAACCAT gtggctcccaATGAGTATCACTGGAAAAAGAATTGCCAGAATTGGCAGGGGATTCCAGATCATTCCAACTCCCAGCTGGCCGGTCACAGAGAAG AAGCCTCTGTGGAGTCCTCCACGTCCAGCAGCCTTCGTTGCCTCTCCTCGATTGTTGACAGCATTTCCACTGAAGAGACGAAAGCTCGCTGTCCCGACCAGACCACAGAAAAGTGA